The uncultured Desulfobulbus sp. genome window below encodes:
- a CDS encoding DUF3465 domain-containing protein, translated as MKKLVLILFACLTLYGIAQQAPIVFTSAVHAKAETATGDNALAHAYQNQQSDIQVHGSGTVIKILADDTKGRKHQRFILRLHSGQTLLVAHNIDLAPRIISLRTGDSIEFYGEYEWNAQGGVLHWTHRDPGNRHADGWLKHKGKMYH; from the coding sequence ATGAAAAAACTAGTCCTGATCCTCTTCGCCTGCCTGACCCTCTATGGCATCGCTCAACAAGCGCCCATTGTATTTACTTCAGCGGTTCATGCCAAAGCAGAGACCGCAACCGGCGATAATGCCCTGGCCCATGCCTACCAAAATCAGCAAAGCGATATTCAGGTTCATGGTTCGGGGACAGTTATCAAAATCCTAGCCGATGATACCAAAGGGAGAAAGCACCAGCGATTTATTCTACGTTTGCATTCGGGGCAGACACTCCTGGTTGCCCACAATATTGATCTGGCTCCCCGGATTATCAGTCTTCGCACGGGCGATAGTATCGAGTTTTATGGCGAATATGAGTGGAATGCTCAAGGTGGGGTGCTTCATTGGACGCACCGTGATCCGGGAAATCGTCATGCAGATGGCTGGCTGAAGCATAAGGGGAAAATGTATCACTGA
- a CDS encoding type II toxin-antitoxin system Phd/YefM family antitoxin, protein MQTIETFVPITQAKAKLLDMVRQINDTNDTIAITKNGVPEAVILSMAKFEGFLETIDILADSEMMGQLRRSAQDVSANTFVDLDEAF, encoded by the coding sequence ATGCAGACTATAGAGACCTTTGTTCCGATCACTCAAGCCAAAGCAAAGCTCTTGGATATGGTGCGACAGATCAACGACACCAATGACACCATAGCGATCACAAAAAATGGCGTCCCCGAAGCCGTCATTTTGTCCATGGCAAAGTTTGAGGGATTCTTAGAAACCATTGACATCCTTGCCGATTCAGAGATGATGGGGCAATTGAGGCGATCGGCGCAAGATGTTAGCGCTAACACCTTTGTTGACTTGGATGAGGCTTTTTAA
- a CDS encoding SpoIIE family protein phosphatase gives MTDSAFIDINHATRCKEGQSICGDVFLSSRIKEEGRILAVLSDGLGSGVKASVLANLTASMALKFASTCADTRVWARSIMDTLPICEVRKISYSTFTLIDLDETGSLRFIEHGNPPLVLMRGTEVVPLTRSEIQLERWKDRLIYHGRTRLQVGDRLVFYSDGITQSGMGRQDMPLGWTQARAIAFLRRVLGRNHDISSRRLTGALMDQALKNDRGYARDDASCAVVYFRVPRQLLIMTGPPFVPQRDFELAQAATAFPGRKIICGGTTATIIGRILQRPITVDLTQANTGMPPHAKMEGIDLITEGSLTLAHVAQLLASDVTMDQLPVNPAGDIVREMLGSDIIHFIVGTRINEAHQDPSTPQELDLRRNIVRRIVSLLEEKYFNTTSVRFL, from the coding sequence GTGACTGATTCTGCCTTCATCGATATCAACCACGCCACCCGCTGCAAAGAGGGGCAGTCCATCTGCGGTGATGTCTTTCTCTCCAGCCGGATCAAGGAAGAGGGAAGGATTTTGGCCGTGCTCTCTGATGGACTTGGTTCTGGAGTCAAGGCCTCGGTGCTTGCCAATTTAACTGCCTCCATGGCGCTGAAATTTGCCTCAACCTGTGCTGATACCCGTGTCTGGGCTCGCTCGATCATGGATACCTTGCCTATTTGTGAAGTGCGTAAGATCAGCTATTCTACCTTCACCCTTATTGATTTGGATGAGACCGGATCCTTGCGTTTTATCGAGCACGGCAATCCGCCGCTGGTGCTGATGCGGGGGACCGAGGTTGTGCCCCTAACGCGTTCTGAGATTCAACTTGAACGCTGGAAAGATCGCTTGATCTACCATGGGCGGACCCGGTTGCAGGTGGGGGATAGGCTGGTCTTTTATTCAGACGGGATTACTCAGTCAGGGATGGGGCGGCAGGATATGCCCCTTGGTTGGACTCAGGCCCGGGCTATTGCCTTTTTACGCAGGGTTCTGGGGAGAAATCACGATATCTCCTCGCGGCGCCTCACCGGGGCCCTGATGGATCAGGCCCTGAAGAACGACCGGGGCTATGCCCGCGACGATGCCAGTTGCGCGGTGGTCTATTTTCGAGTCCCCAGACAGCTGCTCATCATGACCGGACCGCCCTTCGTTCCCCAGCGTGACTTTGAGTTGGCCCAGGCAGCGACAGCCTTTCCCGGGCGCAAGATTATCTGCGGCGGGACCACCGCCACCATCATCGGTCGTATTCTCCAGCGTCCCATCACCGTCGATCTCACCCAGGCGAACACCGGTATGCCCCCGCATGCCAAGATGGAGGGTATTGATCTCATCACCGAGGGCTCGCTCACCCTTGCTCATGTGGCCCAGTTACTGGCCTCGGATGTCACCATGGATCAGTTGCCGGTCAACCCGGCAGGGGATATCGTTCGCGAGATGCTTGGGAGCGACATCATCCATTTCATCGTTGGAACCCGCATCAACGAGGCCCATCAGGATCCCAGCACGCCCCAGGAGCTGGATCTGCGCCGCAATATCGTCCGCCGGATTGTTTCTCTTTTGGAAGAAAAGTATTTCAATACCACCTCGGTGCGTTTTCTGTAG
- a CDS encoding [Fe-Fe] hydrogenase large subunit C-terminal domain-containing protein, which translates to MDRRQPIYTEKHECQDCYKCVRECPVKAIQVRDAYATIVSAMCIYCGSCVSICPNAAKHVRNDLPRARQLLKLPSRVYVSLAPSWITEFPGVTPKQMVAAIKRLGFDGVSETALGAQQVSAHVAKTLREEPGRILLSSACPTVVTYIQKHKSHLVDSVTGLLSPLLAHCRILRSHYGEDICIVFIGPCIAKKIEADENPSLLDLALTFEDLRIWLGSEHIDPRMLSTMGEESFEPEAAEEGVLYPVDGGMIAGIQAHCSIDDSAFMSFSGLESVKNALDGLEEMDSGGLFLELLACEGGCINGPKVTRQGNTVFKRHRVLTTASYPDASELPRQPVIDIDRTIVPQLHCQEPPGEARISEVLRSIGKRSIEDELNCGGCGYDTCREFGKALVAKRAERSMCVSWMRQLAFKKANVLIHKMPSAVVIVDGDLNILECNEAFVSIVNQQYPAESTSELEGFALEMLLPFHHLFANVLKNDIDIVDRDIRYHDTILHLSIFTIDPYSVVGAILQDITRPSVQKEQVIRRAREVIQKNLATVQKIAYLLGENAAESEVTLNSIIESFTPTKLELEDDDGIEPYIRD; encoded by the coding sequence ATGGACCGTCGGCAGCCAATCTATACTGAAAAACACGAGTGCCAGGATTGCTATAAATGTGTGCGTGAGTGCCCGGTCAAGGCAATCCAGGTACGGGATGCCTATGCCACCATTGTCTCTGCAATGTGCATCTATTGCGGTTCCTGCGTTTCCATCTGCCCCAACGCGGCCAAGCATGTGCGCAACGATCTGCCCCGCGCCCGCCAGCTGCTCAAGCTCCCTTCCCGGGTATATGTTTCGCTGGCCCCTTCCTGGATCACCGAATTCCCCGGCGTCACTCCTAAGCAGATGGTTGCCGCCATCAAACGGCTCGGCTTTGACGGTGTCTCCGAAACCGCCCTCGGAGCCCAGCAGGTCAGTGCCCATGTGGCCAAGACCCTACGGGAAGAACCAGGTCGCATTCTCCTGAGTTCCGCCTGCCCCACCGTGGTTACCTATATTCAAAAACATAAGTCCCATCTGGTGGACTCTGTCACCGGGTTGCTTTCACCGCTTTTGGCGCATTGTCGCATTCTCCGCAGTCATTATGGCGAGGATATCTGTATCGTTTTTATCGGCCCCTGTATCGCCAAAAAAATTGAGGCAGATGAAAATCCCAGCCTTTTGGATCTTGCCCTGACCTTTGAGGATCTACGTATCTGGCTTGGTTCGGAACACATCGATCCGCGCATGCTCAGTACAATGGGCGAAGAGAGCTTTGAACCGGAAGCGGCCGAGGAGGGTGTGCTCTACCCGGTGGATGGCGGCATGATTGCCGGTATTCAGGCCCACTGCAGCATTGATGATAGTGCTTTTATGAGCTTTTCCGGTCTGGAATCGGTTAAAAATGCACTGGATGGCCTGGAGGAGATGGACTCGGGTGGGCTCTTCTTAGAGCTCCTCGCCTGTGAGGGGGGCTGCATCAACGGCCCCAAGGTGACCCGGCAAGGAAATACCGTCTTTAAGCGTCACCGGGTGCTGACCACGGCCAGCTATCCCGATGCCAGCGAGCTTCCCCGTCAGCCGGTTATAGATATCGACCGGACCATAGTTCCTCAGCTGCACTGTCAGGAGCCTCCTGGCGAAGCCCGTATCAGCGAGGTGCTGCGTTCAATTGGCAAGCGCTCCATCGAGGATGAACTCAACTGCGGTGGTTGTGGTTATGATACCTGCCGTGAATTTGGCAAGGCCCTGGTGGCTAAGCGGGCGGAGCGTTCCATGTGCGTATCCTGGATGCGGCAGCTGGCTTTCAAAAAAGCCAATGTGCTTATCCATAAGATGCCCTCAGCCGTGGTTATTGTGGATGGTGATCTTAATATTCTTGAGTGTAATGAGGCCTTTGTCTCCATTGTCAATCAACAGTACCCGGCCGAATCCACCAGCGAGCTTGAAGGCTTTGCCTTGGAGATGCTGCTTCCTTTTCACCATCTCTTTGCCAACGTTCTCAAAAACGATATAGATATTGTGGATCGGGATATCCGCTATCACGATACTATCTTGCATCTGTCGATTTTTACGATTGATCCCTACTCGGTGGTTGGGGCCATTCTCCAGGATATTACCCGTCCATCGGTGCAGAAGGAGCAGGTCATTCGCCGGGCTCGGGAGGTTATTCAGAAAAATCTGGCCACGGTCCAAAAGATTGCCTATCTCCTGGGTGAGAATGCGGCCGAGTCCGAGGTGACCCTCAACTCCATTATCGAATCGTTTACCCCGACCAAGCTGGAACTTGAAGACGACGACGGGATTGAGCCTTACATCCGTGACTGA
- the hydE gene encoding [FeFe] hydrogenase H-cluster radical SAM maturase HydE, producing MQRGEVLHWLRTQDSQELQQLWNRADAVRREYVGDEVHLRGLVEISNFCGRSCHYCGLRAGNHQVSRYRLAAKDILQSAFEATELGYGTLVLQSGEDELISAQWLAEILEQIKAATPLAITLSLGERSAEDLRIWKEAGADRYLLRFETSNRELYRSIHPDRGGQISDRVALLRQLRELGYETGSGVMVGIPGQSYEILADDILLFQELDLDMIGIGPFIAHPDTPLGRTNPIADSTDQVEPSLEMACKAVALARILRPDANIPATTAVAVQNSWQGRELALRRGANVIMPNLTPGQFRELYSIYPGKSDRIESAEQSDRLIRAQIKSLGRQVGEGQGGRDSHAPIPAKKDNSTLRIAVCMGSSCFSRGNNGRAIETLQHCAESAGFTPEIVGHLCENQCTQGPHITIEDTLYSNVQPACFPELLKHHLHTKKEAQDP from the coding sequence ATGCAGCGTGGGGAAGTCTTGCACTGGTTACGTACCCAAGATAGCCAGGAGTTGCAGCAGTTATGGAACCGGGCCGATGCGGTTCGGCGTGAATATGTGGGGGATGAGGTGCATCTGCGGGGGCTGGTGGAGATATCCAACTTCTGTGGACGCAGCTGTCATTACTGTGGTTTACGTGCAGGTAACCACCAGGTGAGTCGCTACCGCCTGGCCGCCAAAGATATTCTCCAGAGTGCCTTTGAGGCAACCGAGCTCGGTTACGGTACCCTGGTTTTGCAGTCGGGAGAGGATGAGCTTATTTCAGCCCAATGGCTTGCCGAGATTCTAGAGCAGATCAAGGCCGCAACTCCCCTGGCCATTACCTTAAGTCTTGGCGAGCGCAGTGCAGAGGATCTACGCATCTGGAAAGAGGCCGGGGCCGATCGTTATCTGCTGCGTTTTGAAACCTCCAATCGTGAGCTCTATCGTTCCATTCATCCGGATCGTGGGGGGCAGATATCTGATCGGGTGGCCTTGCTGCGCCAGCTCCGTGAGCTTGGCTATGAAACCGGTAGTGGTGTCATGGTGGGGATTCCCGGCCAGAGTTATGAGATCCTGGCCGATGATATCCTCCTTTTTCAAGAGCTCGATCTGGATATGATCGGAATTGGGCCTTTTATTGCCCATCCGGATACGCCGCTTGGTCGCACCAACCCGATCGCCGACTCGACAGACCAGGTGGAGCCCAGCCTGGAAATGGCCTGTAAGGCTGTGGCCCTGGCCCGAATTCTGCGACCCGATGCCAATATTCCCGCAACCACGGCGGTGGCGGTACAAAATTCCTGGCAGGGCAGGGAGCTGGCTTTGCGCCGTGGGGCCAATGTGATCATGCCGAATCTTACACCGGGGCAATTTCGAGAACTCTACTCCATCTATCCGGGCAAGTCCGATCGCATTGAGAGCGCCGAGCAGTCCGACAGGCTGATTCGTGCCCAGATTAAATCCCTTGGGCGCCAGGTAGGAGAAGGGCAGGGAGGAAGAGACAGTCATGCACCTATCCCCGCTAAAAAAGATAACTCTACCCTCCGTATAGCGGTCTGTATGGGAAGCTCTTGTTTTTCAAGAGGAAATAACGGGCGAGCCATTGAAACCCTGCAGCATTGCGCGGAATCTGCCGGGTTTACGCCGGAAATTGTCGGGCATCTCTGTGAAAATCAGTGTACACAGGGACCCCACATCACCATTGAGGATACCCTGTACTCCAATGTGCAGCCCGCCTGTTTCCCTGAGCTGCTCAAGCACCACCTGCATACCAAAAAAGAGGCACAGGATCCCTGA
- the hydF gene encoding [FeFe] hydrogenase H-cluster maturation GTPase HydF, whose product MMQTAPKGLRLHIGLFGRRNVGKSSLLNAITRQQAALVSSHAGTTTDPVEKPMELLPLGPVLFIDTAGIDDVGALGEVRIARTRAVFDRTDLGVLVTEAGLWGDFEEELLAALADRDIPVVVVVNKVDQEQGAPPLVTTLQKQKFPVVKTSALNGTGIGGLKQAIIQEAPAGFVGQQPIVSDLVGPGETVVLVVPIDKEAPKGRLILPQVQTLRDLLDGDCISLVVKERELRQALAQLQRPPKLVVTDSQVFLKVAADIPPEVPLTSFSILFSRNKGDLLTQVEGALAIDQLQPGDKVLIAEACSHHPIGEDLGTVKIPRWLTQYVGGKLAFTHVQGHDFPENLPDYKLVIQCGSCMLNRREVLSRIVHCREAGVPITNYGLAISFSLGIFTRALSPFPAALELVRSDAGGY is encoded by the coding sequence ATGATGCAAACAGCTCCCAAAGGCCTGCGCCTGCATATCGGTCTTTTTGGCCGGCGCAATGTAGGCAAGTCCAGCCTCCTTAATGCCATTACCCGTCAACAGGCGGCGCTCGTCTCCAGCCATGCTGGAACCACCACTGATCCAGTTGAAAAACCAATGGAACTGCTGCCTTTGGGCCCGGTTCTCTTTATTGATACCGCAGGTATTGACGATGTCGGTGCCTTGGGGGAGGTGCGTATAGCCCGCACCCGTGCGGTCTTTGATCGCACCGATCTCGGAGTTCTGGTCACTGAGGCTGGTCTGTGGGGAGATTTTGAAGAGGAGCTCCTTGCAGCGCTGGCTGATCGCGATATTCCTGTTGTTGTTGTCGTGAATAAGGTGGATCAGGAACAAGGAGCACCCCCTCTTGTAACCACCCTGCAAAAACAAAAATTCCCTGTGGTGAAAACCTCTGCTCTCAACGGGACTGGCATTGGTGGTTTGAAACAGGCTATCATTCAAGAGGCACCCGCAGGCTTTGTTGGCCAGCAGCCCATTGTTTCCGATCTGGTGGGGCCAGGGGAGACCGTTGTACTCGTGGTCCCTATTGATAAAGAGGCCCCCAAAGGCAGGTTAATTCTTCCCCAGGTGCAGACCCTGCGTGATCTGCTTGATGGCGACTGCATCAGCCTGGTGGTGAAGGAGCGGGAGCTCCGTCAGGCACTTGCTCAGTTACAACGGCCGCCCAAATTGGTTGTGACCGATTCCCAGGTTTTTTTGAAAGTCGCGGCCGATATCCCCCCCGAGGTACCACTGACCAGCTTTTCCATTCTCTTTTCCCGCAATAAAGGCGATCTGCTTACCCAGGTCGAAGGAGCACTGGCCATTGACCAGCTGCAACCTGGCGACAAAGTGCTCATCGCCGAGGCCTGCTCCCATCATCCCATTGGTGAGGATCTCGGTACAGTGAAGATTCCGCGCTGGCTCACCCAGTACGTAGGTGGCAAGCTTGCGTTTACCCATGTTCAAGGGCATGATTTCCCAGAGAATCTTCCTGATTATAAACTGGTTATTCAGTGCGGTTCCTGCATGTTGAATCGGCGTGAGGTCCTCAGCCGTATCGTCCATTGCCGCGAGGCCGGTGTACCCATCACCAACTATGGCCTGGCGATCTCCTTCAGCCTTGGCATTTTTACCCGAGCCTTAAGTCCCTTTCCCGCTGCCCTGGAACTTGTCCGTAGCGATGCAGGAGGCTACTAA
- a CDS encoding aspartate ammonia-lyase: MAHNRTETDSLGTLTIPGNPLWGIHTQRAVENFPLAGRPLPPLLIQSLGMVKLACARTNQRLGVWKHAQEKGAAILAACEEMAAGGLVGSVIVDSLQGGAGTSANMNVNEVLANRALDMLGQPRGEYQHVSPLDDLNRHQSTNDVFPTALRVTALLHLAELESKIVTLQENFQALEHGFADVVKVARTELQDAVLTTAGRSFGAYAEAMNRDRWRISKCYERLRVVNLGGTAVGTGLAAPRRYIFEVVEQLRDITGLGLARAENLIDATQNTDVFVEVAGILKALASSLLKICGDLRLLSSGPTAGIGEIRLPPRQAGSSIMPGKVNPVIPEAVSQAAMLVIGNDLALTQACSSGNLELNPFLPLIAHTLLENFQLLTRSCDILSIHCVSGIKVNEAVCARQVENTTATATALVAVLGHEKAAQIAQEAAVSGKTVRELALEAGLSQTEFDQLTSATAVCQLGFVLKP; the protein is encoded by the coding sequence ATGGCACACAATCGCACTGAAACCGATAGTCTTGGCACCCTCACCATTCCTGGAAACCCGCTCTGGGGTATTCATACCCAGCGTGCGGTTGAAAATTTCCCTCTTGCCGGTCGACCTCTACCACCTTTGCTCATTCAGTCTCTGGGGATGGTCAAACTGGCCTGTGCCCGCACGAATCAGCGGTTGGGTGTCTGGAAACATGCCCAAGAAAAGGGAGCGGCTATCCTGGCTGCCTGTGAGGAGATGGCAGCTGGAGGGCTGGTGGGCTCAGTTATTGTTGATAGCCTCCAGGGAGGGGCGGGCACCAGCGCCAACATGAATGTGAACGAGGTCCTGGCTAATCGGGCTTTGGATATGTTAGGGCAGCCGCGAGGCGAGTATCAGCACGTCAGTCCTCTAGATGACCTTAATCGGCATCAGTCGACCAACGATGTCTTTCCCACAGCCCTGCGCGTGACTGCACTCCTCCATCTCGCCGAACTGGAATCCAAGATCGTTACCTTGCAAGAAAATTTTCAGGCGTTGGAGCATGGCTTCGCCGATGTAGTCAAGGTGGCACGCACCGAGCTGCAGGATGCGGTCCTTACCACAGCCGGGCGTTCCTTTGGTGCCTACGCCGAGGCGATGAACCGTGATCGTTGGCGTATTTCCAAGTGTTATGAGCGGCTGCGAGTGGTGAATCTTGGTGGAACCGCTGTGGGCACGGGGCTGGCTGCACCTAGGCGCTATATCTTTGAGGTGGTTGAGCAGCTTCGTGATATCACTGGCCTTGGCTTGGCACGGGCAGAAAACCTGATTGATGCCACCCAGAATACCGATGTCTTTGTCGAGGTTGCAGGTATCCTCAAGGCGCTTGCCTCATCCTTACTGAAAATCTGTGGTGATCTGCGTCTGCTTTCTTCGGGGCCGACAGCGGGCATTGGTGAAATACGCCTGCCTCCACGTCAGGCCGGTTCCTCCATTATGCCAGGTAAGGTCAATCCGGTTATCCCCGAGGCGGTCAGCCAGGCGGCCATGTTGGTGATAGGCAACGACCTGGCTCTGACCCAGGCCTGCAGCAGCGGCAATCTTGAGCTGAATCCCTTTCTGCCCTTAATTGCCCACACACTGCTTGAGAATTTTCAACTGCTGACCCGTTCCTGCGATATCCTCAGCATCCACTGTGTTTCCGGGATCAAGGTCAATGAGGCTGTCTGTGCGCGTCAGGTGGAGAACACCACTGCCACAGCCACTGCCCTGGTTGCTGTTCTTGGCCATGAAAAGGCGGCTCAGATCGCCCAGGAAGCAGCCGTAAGTGGAAAAACTGTGCGTGAGCTCGCTCTTGAAGCTGGACTCAGCCAGACTGAATTTGACCAGCTAACCAGCGCAACCGCTGTGTGTCAGCTCGGGTTTGTCCTGAAGCCGTGA
- a CDS encoding [FeFe] hydrogenase, group A, translated as MNKKPATMTIDGRKVIIEKEKNLLELVRKAGIDLPTFCYHSDLSIYGACRLCLVEVEGRGILGACSTPPEAGLVIRTNTQELREIRKISIELILANHDRECTSCVRSGSCQLQDIARRLGVDKIRYRSIYEPKPVDTSSPALIRDPNKCVLCGDCVRFCDEIQSIGAIDFAYRGHDAAVVPAFGNDLASTECVNCGQCAAVCPTGALAPASQVNQVWEAINDPQKTVVAQIAPAVRVAIGEEFNMDYGLTTTGQVVAAMKRMGFDIVYDTSFTADLTVVEEANEFIARKINGEKLPLFTSCCPGWVKFAEQYYPELIGNLSSCRSPQQMMGSMVKHSLPSQINRDRRDVVMVAIMPCTAKKFEAKRPEFQTNGNPDVDFVLTTQELARMIEQSGLSLEKLHPTSFDMPMGFKTGAGVLFGNSGGVTEAVLRYAVGRLTGNNPVDPEFEEIRGEDSLRIIGTEVGSLELSVAIVHGLGKAREVMDCILDGSLVVDLVEVMACPGGCIGGAGQPVSRDIALRRKKRTEAIYNTDRLLDLHCSQENHFVNECYQKYLGEPGSREAHRLLHTHYHHRRRSSAEDVALSKVVEESGDGLLAVRVCAGTGCFLRNSQAIIQGLMKHVEANDLADKVLVQASFCFEKCGEGPNVAVGDTIISHATLEKVIEAIHVALAQGAQV; from the coding sequence ATGAATAAGAAACCTGCCACCATGACCATCGATGGCCGTAAGGTCATCATTGAGAAGGAAAAAAATCTGCTGGAGCTGGTGCGTAAGGCAGGTATTGATCTGCCCACCTTTTGCTATCACTCCGATCTGAGCATCTACGGTGCCTGCCGTCTCTGTCTGGTTGAGGTTGAAGGGAGGGGAATCTTAGGGGCCTGCTCCACACCGCCTGAGGCTGGTTTGGTGATTCGTACCAACACCCAAGAACTGCGTGAGATTCGTAAGATTTCCATAGAACTCATTCTCGCCAACCACGACCGCGAGTGTACCTCCTGCGTGCGTTCAGGTTCCTGCCAGTTGCAGGATATCGCCCGCCGTCTGGGCGTTGATAAGATCCGCTACCGCTCCATCTACGAGCCCAAGCCGGTGGATACCTCCAGCCCGGCGTTGATTCGTGATCCCAACAAATGTGTGCTCTGTGGTGATTGTGTCCGCTTTTGCGACGAGATTCAGTCCATTGGCGCCATTGATTTTGCCTACCGTGGGCACGATGCGGCCGTCGTCCCCGCCTTTGGCAATGATCTTGCCTCTACCGAGTGCGTCAATTGCGGGCAGTGTGCTGCAGTTTGTCCCACAGGCGCTCTGGCGCCCGCCTCCCAGGTCAATCAGGTCTGGGAGGCGATTAACGATCCGCAAAAAACGGTCGTGGCCCAGATAGCACCGGCGGTCCGGGTGGCCATTGGCGAAGAGTTCAATATGGACTACGGCCTGACCACCACTGGCCAGGTTGTTGCCGCCATGAAGCGGATGGGCTTTGATATAGTCTACGATACCAGCTTCACAGCCGATCTCACCGTGGTTGAAGAGGCCAACGAGTTTATCGCCCGAAAAATCAACGGCGAGAAACTGCCGCTGTTTACCAGCTGCTGCCCGGGTTGGGTAAAGTTTGCCGAACAGTACTACCCAGAGCTCATCGGTAACCTGAGCTCCTGCCGCTCACCCCAGCAGATGATGGGCTCCATGGTCAAGCATAGCCTGCCTTCTCAAATTAATCGAGATCGCCGTGATGTGGTCATGGTCGCCATCATGCCTTGCACTGCCAAAAAATTTGAGGCAAAGCGACCTGAGTTTCAAACCAACGGCAATCCGGACGTAGATTTTGTGCTTACTACCCAGGAGCTGGCCCGCATGATTGAGCAATCGGGGCTGAGCCTTGAAAAACTGCACCCCACCAGTTTCGATATGCCCATGGGCTTTAAGACCGGTGCAGGTGTGCTCTTTGGCAACTCCGGTGGCGTAACCGAGGCAGTCCTGCGCTATGCCGTGGGGCGACTGACCGGCAACAACCCGGTGGATCCCGAATTTGAAGAGATTCGTGGGGAAGACTCGCTGCGTATCATCGGCACCGAGGTCGGAAGCCTTGAGCTGAGCGTGGCTATTGTTCATGGACTGGGCAAGGCACGAGAGGTGATGGATTGCATTCTTGATGGCTCTTTAGTGGTTGACCTGGTTGAGGTTATGGCTTGCCCTGGCGGTTGCATCGGCGGTGCCGGACAGCCGGTAAGCCGTGATATTGCCCTGCGACGCAAGAAACGTACTGAGGCCATTTACAACACAGATCGGCTCTTGGATCTGCATTGCTCCCAGGAAAATCATTTTGTTAATGAGTGCTACCAGAAATACCTGGGTGAACCGGGGAGCCGTGAGGCACACCGCCTTCTCCATACCCACTATCATCACCGCCGTCGGTCAAGTGCTGAAGACGTGGCTCTGAGCAAGGTTGTCGAAGAGAGTGGTGATGGTCTGCTGGCAGTTCGCGTCTGTGCCGGTACGGGCTGTTTTTTGCGCAACTCCCAAGCTATTATTCAGGGGCTGATGAAGCATGTCGAGGCCAATGACCTCGCTGACAAGGTTCTGGTACAGGCCTCCTTTTGCTTTGAGAAATGTGGTGAGGGGCCCAATGTGGCCGTGGGCGATACTATTATCTCTCATGCAACCTTGGAAAAGGTGATCGAGGCAATCCATGTAGCACTTGCCCAGGGCGCCCAGGTCTAA